A single Carnobacterium inhibens subsp. inhibens DSM 13024 DNA region contains:
- the purH gene encoding bifunctional phosphoribosylaminoimidazolecarboxamide formyltransferase/IMP cyclohydrolase: MTRALISVSDKAGIVPFAQALVAKGIEIISTGGTKKALEDAGVPTVSVEDVTGFPEMMDGRVKTLHPLIHGGLLGRRDLPEHMSAMEKHNIIPIDFVVVNLYPFKETISKKDVTLEEAIENIDIGGPSMLRSAAKNYASVTVLTDPADYSKVLDELEEKGATTIKTRQALAAKVFRHTASYDALIAQYLSTSVGEEEPEKLTLTYDLKQKLRYGENGHQVANFYQESLIVPFSIANAIQLHGKELSYNNIKDADAAIRMIREFDEPAVVAVKHMNPCGVGIAETIEEAFDRCYAADPVSIFGGIVVANRQLDNVTAEKLNSMFLEIVLAPSYTKEALDTLSKKKNIRIMTLDFSTAKVGGKEVVSVLGGILEQTQDISTEDTAVNWEVLTDRKPTEDEMNAMDFAWKIVKHVKSNAIVLANSKQSVGIGAGQMNRIGAVKIAIEQAEASSAIEDAVLASDAFFPMNDSVEYAAQHGIRAIIQPGGSIKDKESIEMANKYGMTMLKTNVRHFRH; the protein is encoded by the coding sequence GTGACAAGAGCATTGATTAGCGTTTCAGATAAGGCAGGTATTGTACCATTCGCACAAGCATTAGTGGCAAAAGGCATCGAAATTATTTCAACTGGTGGAACCAAAAAGGCATTAGAAGATGCAGGTGTCCCGACCGTTTCTGTCGAAGACGTGACTGGATTTCCAGAAATGATGGATGGTCGTGTCAAAACCTTGCATCCACTTATTCATGGTGGTTTATTGGGGAGACGTGATCTACCTGAACACATGTCGGCAATGGAAAAACACAACATCATACCGATTGATTTTGTGGTGGTAAACCTTTACCCATTTAAAGAAACGATCAGCAAAAAGGATGTTACTTTAGAAGAAGCCATTGAAAATATTGATATTGGCGGCCCTAGTATGTTGCGTAGTGCGGCTAAGAATTATGCAAGTGTGACCGTTTTAACGGATCCAGCTGATTATAGTAAAGTCCTCGATGAGCTGGAAGAAAAAGGAGCAACAACGATTAAAACACGTCAAGCTTTAGCTGCAAAAGTCTTCCGGCACACTGCGAGCTATGACGCATTGATTGCGCAATATTTGTCCACTAGTGTTGGCGAAGAAGAACCTGAAAAATTAACGTTGACCTATGATTTGAAACAAAAACTACGGTATGGTGAAAATGGACATCAAGTCGCTAATTTCTATCAAGAGTCGCTGATTGTACCCTTCTCGATTGCAAATGCTATTCAATTACATGGAAAAGAATTATCGTACAATAACATTAAAGATGCGGACGCTGCTATTCGTATGATACGTGAATTTGATGAACCGGCAGTGGTTGCTGTCAAGCATATGAATCCATGTGGAGTGGGCATTGCTGAAACGATTGAAGAGGCTTTTGATCGCTGTTACGCAGCGGATCCAGTCTCAATCTTTGGAGGAATCGTAGTTGCCAACCGCCAATTGGATAATGTGACAGCAGAAAAACTGAACAGTATGTTCTTAGAAATCGTTCTTGCGCCAAGTTATACAAAAGAAGCGTTAGATACGCTATCGAAGAAAAAAAATATCCGTATCATGACCTTGGATTTCTCAACTGCAAAAGTAGGCGGCAAAGAAGTTGTTTCTGTATTGGGCGGTATATTGGAACAAACACAAGATATCAGTACTGAAGATACAGCGGTTAACTGGGAAGTACTGACAGACCGTAAACCAACCGAAGATGAAATGAATGCTATGGACTTTGCATGGAAAATAGTTAAGCACGTAAAGAGCAATGCTATCGTGCTGGCAAATAGCAAACAGAGCGTTGGAATTGGGGCCGGTCAAATGAACCGTATTGGAGCCGTTAAGATCGCGATCGAGCAGGCTGAAGCGAGTAGCGCCATAGAAGATGCTGTATTGGCTAGCGATGCTTTCTTTCCTATGAATGATAGTGTGGAATACGCAGCACAACATGGTATTAGGGCGATCATACAGCCAGGTGGGAGTATCAAAGATAAAGAGTCTATTGAAATGGCGAATAAATATGGAATGACTATGCTAAAAACTAATGTACGTCATTTTAGACATTAA
- the purN gene encoding phosphoribosylglycinamide formyltransferase, protein MRIAVFASGNGSNFQAIAEAIASKQVDAILCFLFCDNPKASVIERAKKMGIPFTVFSPKNYENRAAYESELLKQLELNAVDLIVLAGYMRIIGPTLLTAYANRILNIHPSLLPYYPGKSSIQDAFEANEKETGVTVHVVDAGVDTGPIIAQEKVAILPEDTLDSLETRIHQVEHRLFPQVIQKVIKNKTIKKSE, encoded by the coding sequence ATGAGAATAGCTGTATTTGCTTCAGGAAATGGTTCTAATTTCCAAGCGATAGCAGAGGCAATCGCCTCCAAACAAGTCGATGCAATCCTTTGCTTCCTGTTTTGCGACAATCCGAAAGCCTCTGTCATAGAGCGTGCAAAAAAAATGGGTATCCCTTTTACAGTCTTCAGTCCGAAAAACTATGAGAATCGAGCAGCCTATGAGTCAGAACTATTGAAGCAGCTTGAACTAAACGCGGTGGATTTAATTGTATTGGCAGGATACATGAGAATTATTGGGCCGACATTGCTAACGGCGTATGCAAATCGTATCTTGAATATCCATCCTTCTTTATTGCCATATTATCCTGGTAAAAGCAGCATTCAAGACGCATTTGAAGCAAACGAAAAGGAAACTGGTGTGACGGTGCACGTTGTTGATGCAGGGGTAGACACTGGACCAATTATCGCACAAGAGAAGGTGGCTATTTTACCTGAAGATACACTAGACTCTCTGGAGACCAGAATACATCAAGTAGAGCACCGTCTTTTTCCGCAGGTCATTCAAAAAGTGATTAAAAATAAAACCATTAAAAAGAGTGAATAA
- the purS gene encoding phosphoribosylformylglycinamidine synthase subunit PurS produces MYKVTVYVTYKDSVLDPQGEAVKGAVHRMGYESIENIRIGKYFEIQVSKDEKDIEHVIEEICDKLLANVVMETYRYDIQEVGM; encoded by the coding sequence GTGTATAAGGTAACCGTTTATGTCACTTATAAAGACTCCGTTCTAGATCCGCAAGGGGAAGCAGTCAAGGGTGCGGTTCATCGCATGGGATATGAGTCAATCGAAAATATTCGTATTGGAAAATATTTTGAAATCCAAGTTTCTAAAGATGAAAAGGATATCGAGCACGTAATTGAAGAAATCTGTGACAAACTTTTAGCAAATGTAGTAATGGAAACATACCGGTATGATATTCAGGAGGTTGGAATGTAA
- the purF gene encoding amidophosphoribosyltransferase, whose amino-acid sequence MFAETKSLNEECGVFGIWGDPSASQLTYFGLHSLQHRGQEGAGIVSCDNGKLLVHRNLGLISEVFKNGDDLKRLSGDRAIGHVRYSTSGQNSIENVQPFLYHFYDLDIAICHNGNLVNAKSLRRNLEEDGAIFHSTSDTEVLIHLIRRSQKDTLINKIKESLNLVKGGFTYVLMTEEKMFGAVDANSLRPLVIGRLPNGAYVMASETCAIDTIGAEFVRNVNAGELAIIDRNGLTIEKYTEDTSISIAAMEYIYFARPDSNIAGVNVHTARKRMGKRLALESPMVNADIVIGVPNSSLSAASGFAEESGIPYEMGLIKNQYVGRTFIQPTQELRELGAKMKLSAVKGVVQGKIVVMVDDSIVRGTTSKRIVTLLKEAGAKEVHVRIASPPLMYPSFYGIDISKSAELIAARMTVFEMCESIGADSLSFLSQEGLIDSIGLKFDSPYSGLCMDSFNGDYPAGLYDYEEDYLKNMTEIQKENLRGG is encoded by the coding sequence ATGTTTGCTGAAACAAAAAGCTTAAATGAAGAGTGTGGGGTGTTTGGCATTTGGGGTGATCCAAGTGCTAGCCAACTGACTTATTTTGGATTGCATAGTTTGCAGCATCGCGGACAAGAAGGTGCTGGAATCGTTTCTTGTGATAATGGGAAACTATTGGTTCATCGCAATCTGGGGTTGATTAGTGAAGTCTTCAAAAATGGAGACGATCTTAAACGATTGTCAGGAGATCGTGCTATCGGACACGTACGCTATTCCACATCTGGACAGAATAGCATCGAAAACGTACAGCCTTTCTTGTACCATTTCTACGATTTAGATATCGCTATCTGTCACAATGGAAACTTGGTGAATGCCAAGAGCTTGCGACGTAATCTGGAAGAAGATGGAGCGATCTTTCATTCGACATCAGATACGGAAGTGTTAATCCATCTCATTAGACGTAGTCAGAAAGACACGTTGATCAATAAAATAAAGGAAAGTCTGAACCTTGTTAAAGGTGGGTTTACTTATGTTCTTATGACGGAGGAAAAAATGTTCGGTGCTGTTGATGCGAACTCTTTACGCCCACTCGTGATTGGACGATTGCCAAATGGTGCCTATGTGATGGCAAGTGAAACATGTGCGATAGATACCATTGGTGCAGAGTTTGTCCGTAATGTTAATGCCGGAGAGTTGGCCATTATTGATCGCAATGGCCTAACGATTGAAAAATACACAGAGGATACCAGTATTTCCATTGCGGCAATGGAATATATCTATTTTGCTCGACCAGATTCAAACATAGCCGGTGTGAATGTACATACGGCTCGCAAAAGAATGGGAAAACGGTTGGCACTAGAATCCCCTATGGTGAATGCGGATATCGTTATTGGTGTTCCTAACTCGTCATTATCCGCAGCTAGCGGTTTTGCTGAAGAGAGTGGAATCCCCTATGAAATGGGTCTGATTAAGAATCAATATGTAGGGCGCACATTTATCCAACCGACACAAGAACTGCGCGAATTGGGTGCGAAAATGAAGTTATCGGCTGTTAAAGGAGTCGTGCAAGGGAAAATTGTTGTCATGGTAGATGACTCGATCGTCCGAGGTACAACAAGTAAACGAATTGTCACATTATTGAAAGAAGCCGGAGCGAAAGAGGTCCATGTTCGCATCGCTTCTCCTCCCTTGATGTATCCAAGTTTTTACGGAATCGACATTAGCAAATCTGCTGAACTGATTGCTGCAAGAATGACAGTTTTTGAAATGTGTGAGTCTATCGGAGCAGACAGTTTGTCATTTCTCAGCCAAGAAGGCCTAATTGATTCAATTGGATTGAAATTTGATAGTCCTTACTCAGGTTTATGCATGGATAGTTTCAATGGGGATTATCCAGCAGGACTGTACGACTACGAAGAAGACTATCTAAAAAATATGACCGAAATTCAAAAAGAAAATCTTAGGGGAGGGTAA
- the purM gene encoding phosphoribosylformylglycinamidine cyclo-ligase has protein sequence MGNAYANAGVDVTAGYEAVERIKKHVKRTKRPGVFGEIGGFGGHFDLGELNYKKPILISGTDGVGTKLLLAIESGKWDTIGIDCVAMCVNDVVAQGAEPLYFLDYIAVGKNHPEKIEQIVAGVAEGCVQSGAALIGGETAEMPDMYDPEDFDLAGFTVGIAEKDALLSATLVKEGDMLIGLPSTGIHSNGYSLVRKIFFKDHAYTLMDKIPELGDQELGDVLLTPTKIYVNALLPLIKKQLLHSAAHITGGGFVENIPRMLPENVQAHIQLGSWPVLPIFQTMQTIGKIPEGDMYEIFNMGIGMVLSVAPEKVPEVLAVLLENNEKGYVIGSVISKESEEKVILKEKQL, from the coding sequence ATGGGAAATGCTTATGCGAATGCTGGTGTCGATGTCACAGCGGGTTATGAAGCAGTCGAACGCATCAAAAAACATGTCAAACGTACCAAACGGCCGGGTGTTTTTGGTGAAATCGGTGGATTCGGCGGTCATTTTGATCTTGGTGAACTCAACTATAAAAAGCCCATTCTTATATCTGGGACAGATGGCGTTGGTACAAAACTACTGTTGGCCATTGAATCTGGAAAATGGGACACAATTGGAATCGATTGTGTCGCGATGTGTGTCAATGATGTTGTGGCACAAGGAGCAGAACCCCTTTATTTCTTAGATTACATTGCGGTCGGGAAAAACCATCCTGAAAAAATCGAGCAAATTGTAGCTGGTGTGGCAGAAGGGTGTGTCCAATCAGGAGCGGCTTTAATTGGCGGTGAAACAGCTGAAATGCCGGATATGTATGATCCGGAAGATTTTGATTTGGCTGGATTTACGGTTGGTATTGCTGAAAAAGATGCTTTATTGTCTGCTACGTTAGTCAAAGAAGGGGACATGTTGATTGGGTTACCTTCAACGGGAATCCATTCAAATGGTTATTCGTTAGTACGAAAAATTTTCTTTAAAGATCATGCGTATACATTAATGGATAAAATACCAGAATTAGGTGATCAAGAGTTGGGCGATGTTTTATTGACGCCAACAAAAATTTACGTTAATGCTTTACTGCCACTGATAAAAAAACAGTTGCTTCATAGTGCTGCACATATCACAGGGGGCGGATTTGTTGAAAATATTCCACGGATGCTTCCTGAAAACGTACAAGCTCACATTCAGTTAGGGAGCTGGCCAGTGTTGCCAATTTTTCAAACGATGCAAACAATCGGTAAAATACCAGAAGGTGACATGTATGAAATATTCAACATGGGAATCGGCATGGTTCTTTCTGTTGCTCCTGAAAAAGTACCTGAAGTATTGGCCGTTCTTTTAGAGAACAACGAAAAAGGCTATGTGATTGGTTCGGTAATTTCAAAGGAATCAGAGGAAAAGGTCATTTTGAAAGAGAAGCAACTATGA
- the purL gene encoding phosphoribosylformylglycinamidine synthase subunit PurL, with the protein MMVFLEPTPEQLKELEVYREWGLTDEEYAIISEDILHRLPNYTETGLFSVMWSEHCSYKNSKSILRKFPTSGTQVLQGPGEGAGIVDIGDGQAVVFKVESHNHPSAVEPYEGAATGVGGIIRDIFSMGARPIAILDSLRFGELDNERTKYIFEEVVAGVSGYGNCIGIPTVGGETVFDPCYKGNPLVNVMCVGLIDQKDIQKGQAKGTGNTIMYVGAKTGRDGIHGATFASVEFKEEEEAQRSAVQVGDPFMEKLLMEACLECIYDYSDALIGIQDMGAAGLVSSSAEMASKAGSGLILNLDDVPQRETHMTPYEIMLSESQERMLLCIKKGEEQRIIELFEKYELEAVTIGKVTDDGLYRLFHDGKEVANVPVDALAEDAPEYLKPMQEPERIALFAAMADYQPTFTSAAETLVKLLQQPTLASKKNIYQTYDSMVRTSTVVGPGSDAAVIRIRGTEKAIAMTTDCNSRYIYLNPEIGGQMAVSEAARNIVASGGRPLAITDCLNYGNPDKPEIFWELSTSADGISEACRLLNTPVISGNVSLYNEMDGEAIYPTPLIGMVGLIEDSKHITTQAFKNANDRIFIIGDTKADFNGSELQKLELGKIEGKLMDFDLTTEKENQDIVLKAIQAGLIESAHDLSEGGLAVGLMESVFDTALGFDVTVAMDKTWLFSETQSRFILTVKPENVLAFKALVKSTATEIGTVENNGFAKIATENETIALSIKEVEMKWQEAIPCLLKQKA; encoded by the coding sequence ATGATGGTTTTTTTGGAACCAACACCCGAACAATTAAAAGAGTTGGAAGTCTATCGTGAATGGGGGTTGACTGACGAAGAGTACGCAATCATCAGTGAAGATATCTTGCACCGTTTACCAAACTACACCGAGACGGGTCTGTTCTCTGTTATGTGGAGTGAACATTGCTCTTATAAAAACTCAAAATCGATTCTGCGGAAATTTCCTACTTCAGGGACACAAGTGTTGCAAGGACCTGGTGAAGGTGCGGGTATTGTTGACATTGGTGATGGTCAAGCGGTGGTTTTTAAGGTGGAAAGCCATAATCACCCATCTGCGGTTGAGCCATACGAAGGAGCAGCGACTGGTGTTGGAGGTATTATTCGCGATATTTTTAGTATGGGAGCTCGTCCAATCGCGATTCTTGACTCTTTGCGTTTCGGTGAGCTAGACAACGAACGCACAAAATATATTTTCGAAGAAGTTGTAGCTGGAGTTAGTGGTTACGGTAATTGTATCGGTATTCCAACGGTTGGTGGGGAAACTGTTTTTGATCCTTGTTACAAAGGCAATCCTTTGGTGAATGTCATGTGTGTCGGCTTGATCGACCAAAAAGATATTCAAAAAGGGCAAGCTAAAGGGACAGGGAACACAATCATGTATGTAGGCGCAAAAACGGGGCGTGATGGTATTCATGGAGCGACGTTTGCTTCTGTTGAATTCAAAGAGGAAGAAGAAGCGCAACGTTCTGCTGTCCAAGTAGGAGATCCGTTTATGGAAAAACTATTGATGGAAGCTTGTCTAGAATGTATTTATGATTATTCTGATGCATTGATTGGAATCCAGGATATGGGAGCGGCAGGGCTTGTTTCATCAAGTGCTGAAATGGCTTCAAAAGCGGGTAGTGGATTGATTTTAAATTTGGATGATGTCCCACAACGCGAAACACATATGACCCCTTATGAAATCATGCTTTCTGAATCGCAAGAGCGGATGTTGTTGTGTATCAAGAAAGGTGAAGAACAACGGATTATTGAGTTATTTGAAAAATATGAATTAGAGGCTGTTACTATCGGGAAAGTCACAGATGATGGGTTGTATCGTCTATTTCATGATGGAAAAGAAGTTGCTAATGTACCAGTTGATGCTTTAGCAGAGGATGCACCAGAATACCTTAAACCGATGCAAGAGCCTGAGCGCATCGCGCTATTTGCTGCAATGGCTGACTATCAGCCAACCTTTACGTCTGCTGCAGAAACACTGGTTAAGTTGTTGCAACAACCAACGCTTGCTTCAAAGAAAAACATTTACCAAACCTATGATTCGATGGTCCGTACGAGCACAGTTGTGGGACCAGGAAGTGATGCCGCCGTTATTCGCATACGTGGAACTGAAAAAGCAATCGCGATGACGACGGATTGTAATAGTCGTTACATCTATTTAAATCCTGAGATTGGTGGACAGATGGCAGTATCAGAGGCTGCTCGTAATATTGTGGCTAGTGGAGGAAGACCATTGGCTATCACAGATTGTCTGAACTACGGAAATCCTGACAAACCTGAAATTTTCTGGGAATTGAGCACTTCTGCAGATGGCATATCAGAAGCCTGTCGTTTATTGAATACCCCAGTGATCTCGGGTAATGTATCGCTCTACAATGAAATGGATGGCGAAGCTATTTATCCGACACCGTTGATTGGCATGGTCGGTCTGATCGAAGATAGCAAACACATCACAACCCAAGCATTCAAAAATGCCAATGATCGAATTTTCATCATTGGCGACACAAAAGCGGATTTTAATGGTTCCGAATTACAAAAATTAGAATTGGGAAAAATCGAAGGGAAACTAATGGACTTCGACTTGACGACCGAAAAAGAGAACCAAGACATTGTTTTGAAAGCCATCCAAGCTGGACTGATTGAAAGTGCACACGATTTATCAGAAGGTGGATTGGCTGTCGGTTTGATGGAGAGCGTATTCGATACGGCATTGGGATTCGATGTAACAGTTGCGATGGATAAAACATGGTTATTTAGTGAAACGCAATCGCGATTTATTTTAACAGTGAAACCTGAAAATGTCCTTGCATTCAAAGCGCTAGTCAAGTCGACTGCAACAGAGATTGGGACAGTGGAAAATAATGGATTCGCAAAAATAGCTACTGAAAACGAAACAATTGCTTTATCCATAAAAGAAGTAGAAATGAAATGGCAGGAGGCTATCCCATGTTTGCTGAAACAAAAAGCTTAA
- the purD gene encoding phosphoribosylamine--glycine ligase produces MKLLVIGSGGREHAIAKKFTESSLVETVYCAKGNIGMENDGIQLVDIAVNDHQALIHFAKSEKITWTFIGPEIALFEGLVDAFDSAGLKVFGPSKKAADLECSKQFAKELMEKYAIPTATYEIFEDHDAALAYVENHGVPIVIKADGLAAGKGVVVAMTLREAATALSEMLVKGKYAAGKPKVVIEEYLEGEEFSLFALVNGTNYYYAGVAQDHKRAYDGDKGPNTGGMGAYSPVPQVSEAVIQEVLETVIKPTVNAMVAESRPFKGVIYAGLMMTKNGLRVIEFNARFGDPETQVILNQLDSDLAQVIDDILNEKDPVIKMHTDRYTLGVVVAAEGYPENTIKDIPLPQMTTANLGCTIYTAGMKKEKSSLISDGGRILFVAAQGSTLQEAQDKAYHYLTNNPIAHTFYRFDIGEKAIQFTK; encoded by the coding sequence ATGAAACTTCTTGTTATCGGCAGTGGTGGCCGTGAGCATGCCATCGCAAAAAAATTCACAGAAAGCTCATTAGTTGAAACTGTTTATTGTGCTAAAGGGAATATTGGGATGGAAAATGATGGCATCCAATTGGTTGATATTGCAGTAAATGATCATCAAGCGTTGATTCATTTTGCGAAATCAGAAAAAATTACTTGGACGTTTATTGGACCGGAAATAGCTCTATTTGAAGGATTAGTAGATGCTTTCGATAGTGCTGGATTAAAGGTTTTTGGACCAAGCAAAAAAGCAGCAGACTTAGAATGTTCAAAACAATTTGCAAAAGAATTGATGGAAAAATATGCAATTCCAACCGCAACGTATGAAATATTTGAAGATCATGATGCCGCTTTAGCATACGTGGAAAACCATGGCGTACCAATTGTCATCAAAGCAGATGGTTTAGCAGCTGGAAAAGGGGTAGTCGTTGCGATGACTCTAAGGGAAGCTGCGACTGCGTTAAGTGAGATGTTAGTGAAAGGGAAGTACGCAGCGGGCAAACCCAAGGTGGTTATTGAAGAATACCTCGAAGGTGAAGAATTTTCTTTGTTTGCTCTTGTAAATGGAACGAACTATTATTATGCCGGTGTTGCCCAAGATCATAAACGGGCCTATGATGGGGATAAAGGACCGAATACGGGTGGTATGGGCGCTTATTCTCCAGTACCGCAAGTTTCTGAAGCGGTGATTCAAGAAGTTTTGGAGACGGTCATAAAACCAACTGTGAATGCAATGGTTGCTGAATCACGTCCTTTCAAAGGGGTCATTTACGCTGGATTGATGATGACAAAAAATGGTCTGAGGGTCATCGAATTTAATGCTCGTTTTGGTGATCCCGAAACCCAAGTTATTTTGAACCAGCTAGATTCTGATTTGGCACAAGTGATTGATGATATCTTAAATGAAAAAGATCCAGTTATTAAAATGCACACGGACCGCTATACACTAGGTGTTGTTGTTGCAGCTGAAGGTTACCCAGAAAATACGATAAAAGATATTCCGTTACCACAGATGACTACCGCAAATTTAGGTTGTACCATTTATACTGCGGGTATGAAGAAAGAGAAAAGCAGTCTTATTTCTGATGGAGGGCGTATTTTATTTGTTGCAGCACAAGGTTCAACGTTACAAGAAGCCCAAGACAAGGCTTACCACTACTTAACGAATAATCCGATAGCGCATACGTTCTATCGTTTTGATATCGGAGAAAAAGCCATCCAGTTTACAAAATAA
- the purC gene encoding phosphoribosylaminoimidazolesuccinocarboxamide synthase — MERKELLYTGKAKKMYATNQKNVLLAEYLNQVTSLNGAKKENVEGKGELNNQITGLIFTYLAEKGFSSHYIQEVSKTEQLISKVEMIPLEVVVRNTSAGSFTKRFGMEEGIDLPFPILEFYYKNDKLDDPFINDSHVKMLNVAKDEELIEIKKQALEINAALVEMFKKIAIRLIDFKIEFGKTADGKIILADEISPDTCRLWDINTKEHLDKDLYRRDIGDIIPVYAEVLKRLNNI, encoded by the coding sequence ATGGAAAGGAAAGAATTGCTCTATACTGGGAAAGCTAAAAAGATGTATGCGACAAATCAAAAAAACGTTCTTTTAGCAGAGTATTTAAACCAAGTAACTTCGTTAAATGGTGCTAAAAAAGAAAATGTTGAAGGGAAAGGAGAACTGAACAACCAAATAACGGGCTTGATATTCACGTACTTAGCTGAAAAAGGCTTTTCAAGTCATTATATCCAAGAAGTGTCAAAAACCGAACAATTAATAAGTAAAGTTGAAATGATTCCTTTAGAAGTCGTTGTCCGTAACACGTCGGCCGGCAGTTTTACAAAACGATTTGGTATGGAGGAAGGAATCGATTTGCCTTTTCCGATTCTTGAGTTTTATTACAAAAATGATAAGCTGGATGATCCATTTATCAATGACTCGCACGTTAAAATGCTAAATGTTGCGAAAGACGAAGAACTGATCGAAATAAAAAAACAAGCCTTAGAGATCAATGCTGCCTTAGTGGAAATGTTCAAAAAAATCGCTATTCGCTTAATTGATTTTAAAATTGAATTTGGAAAAACGGCGGATGGGAAAATCATCCTCGCTGATGAAATCTCTCCAGATACTTGTCGTTTGTGGGATATAAATACGAAAGAACATTTGGACAAAGATCTTTATCGCCGTGATATAGGAGATATCATTCCTGTTTACGCAGAAGTATTGAAGCGGCTGAACAACATCTGA
- the purQ gene encoding phosphoribosylformylglycinamidine synthase subunit PurQ, whose amino-acid sequence MKFAIIVFPGSNCDLDMYTAVKDSLGEDAEYVQHYENSLQGFDAVLLPGGFSYGDYLRTGSIARFSTIMAEVIRFAEEGKPVFGACNGFQILTEAGLLPGALRRNESLKFISKQQNLKVENVHTSFTSGYGHGEIITVPVAHGEGNYYCDKETLQQLKDNNQIVFTYANDNPNGSIENIAGIINKQGNVLGMMPHPERAVEALLGSDDGLKLFQSMYKNYQKELCQ is encoded by the coding sequence ATGAAATTTGCTATCATTGTTTTTCCTGGATCCAATTGCGACTTAGACATGTATACAGCTGTAAAAGATAGTCTTGGGGAAGACGCGGAATATGTTCAGCACTATGAAAACAGCTTGCAAGGGTTCGATGCAGTATTACTCCCAGGAGGATTCTCTTACGGCGATTACTTACGTACGGGGTCTATTGCCCGATTTTCCACTATTATGGCTGAAGTGATTCGATTTGCTGAAGAGGGAAAACCTGTTTTTGGAGCGTGTAATGGATTTCAAATTTTGACAGAAGCGGGTTTATTACCGGGAGCATTACGGCGCAATGAATCACTGAAATTCATCTCTAAGCAGCAAAATCTAAAAGTAGAAAACGTACATACATCATTTACATCAGGCTACGGACATGGAGAAATCATTACTGTACCTGTCGCACACGGTGAGGGGAATTACTATTGTGATAAAGAAACGTTACAGCAATTGAAGGACAACAATCAAATTGTTTTTACGTATGCGAATGATAATCCAAACGGAAGCATCGAAAATATAGCGGGCATTATCAATAAGCAAGGAAATGTATTGGGTATGATGCCTCATCCTGAACGAGCTGTTGAAGCATTACTGGGTTCAGATGATGGATTAAAATTATTCCAGTCTATGTATAAAAATTATCAGAAGGAGCTGTGCCAATGA